A portion of the Pedobacter cryoconitis genome contains these proteins:
- a CDS encoding energy transducer TonB codes for MNNDWLDIELLEDYLDGKLDSKAMHKIEKQALEDPFVAQALAGLSESRGRAVQNVSLLQKQLYERIAQQQVTKKETVFTWQRLSVAAAAAVMFISVSIMFFMKDREKREEMAKNQPRKVDVNIAPSPAQAVIDSAKNDIYAANVPAAKTKPVTAGQVTPSGELQNDVVIDRSVQPYAMQGAPVKPADSTVTADVPVQAMARMSKVVAKEAVSTAVESVSTPVGGWVNLDTYLNDNNKLRGTGDRLVELSFLVDNEGNPADLKVTKGIDKQFDEEAIRLIKEGPKWERPKDKESRVIYTIAF; via the coding sequence GTGAATAACGATTGGTTAGATATAGAATTACTGGAAGATTACCTGGATGGTAAGCTTGATAGCAAAGCTATGCATAAAATTGAGAAGCAGGCGCTGGAAGATCCTTTCGTTGCCCAGGCACTGGCAGGGCTAAGTGAATCACGCGGAAGAGCAGTGCAAAATGTCTCTTTGCTTCAAAAACAACTGTATGAGCGTATTGCGCAGCAGCAGGTGACCAAGAAGGAAACTGTATTCACCTGGCAGCGTTTAAGTGTCGCAGCAGCAGCGGCTGTGATGTTTATCTCAGTCAGTATCATGTTCTTCATGAAGGACAGAGAGAAGCGTGAAGAAATGGCTAAAAACCAGCCGAGAAAAGTAGATGTAAATATTGCACCTTCACCAGCTCAGGCTGTGATTGACTCTGCAAAGAATGATATTTATGCCGCCAATGTTCCGGCTGCAAAAACTAAACCCGTAACTGCAGGACAGGTTACCCCTTCAGGAGAATTACAAAATGACGTAGTCATAGATCGTTCTGTACAGCCTTATGCAATGCAAGGTGCACCGGTTAAACCAGCAGATAGCACAGTCACAGCGGATGTCCCGGTACAGGCCATGGCCAGAATGAGTAAGGTAGTGGCAAAAGAAGCAGTCTCTACAGCAGTTGAGTCCGTATCCACTCCAGTTGGTGGCTGGGTAAACCTGGACACTTACCTGAATGATAACAATAAATTGCGTGGTACAGGGGACAGACTGGTAGAATTAAGCTTTTTAGTAGATAACGAAGGAAATCCTGCTGATTTAAAAGTAACCAAAGGCATTGATAAACAATTTGATGAAGAAGCTATCAGGCTGATTAAAGAAGGCCCCAAATGGGAACGGCCCAAAGATAAAGAAAGCAGGGTAATTTATACCATTGCGTTTTAA
- a CDS encoding inorganic phosphate transporter, whose amino-acid sequence MLTPLLIVVIVLAIGFDYINGFHDAANSIATVVSTKVLTPFQAVLWAALFNFAAYFYFTDHKVANTIAKTVVENFITLEVILAGLLAAITWNLFTWWYGIPSSSSHTLVGGFAGAGMAKAGTLGFGIMSAINLAPILKIIAFIVLAPVIGMFISVIISIILLHLSKNARPSVAEKWFKKLQLISSAALSFTHGGNDAQKVMGIIYVAMVAAKVLKTGDTMPEWIPFTCYAAISLGTMSGGWKIVKTMGSKITKVNAFEGVAAETAGAVTLGITEHFGIPVSTTHTITGSIVGVGLLKRVSAVRWGVTVSLLWAWVLTIPVSAVLAAIIFKLVDFFFPGLGVV is encoded by the coding sequence ATGCTTACACCCTTATTGATCGTCGTAATTGTACTGGCTATCGGTTTCGATTATATCAATGGCTTTCACGATGCCGCCAATTCTATTGCAACGGTTGTATCGACAAAAGTACTTACCCCTTTTCAGGCGGTACTCTGGGCAGCACTTTTTAATTTTGCTGCTTACTTCTACTTTACAGATCACAAAGTTGCAAACACTATTGCTAAAACGGTTGTAGAGAATTTCATTACCCTGGAGGTTATCCTCGCCGGACTTTTAGCAGCAATCACCTGGAATTTATTTACCTGGTGGTATGGTATCCCTTCAAGTTCATCACATACCTTAGTTGGTGGTTTCGCTGGTGCTGGTATGGCTAAAGCAGGTACATTGGGTTTTGGAATCATGTCAGCAATTAACCTGGCCCCAATTCTGAAGATTATCGCTTTTATTGTACTTGCTCCTGTAATCGGGATGTTTATTTCGGTAATCATTTCCATTATCCTGTTGCACCTTTCTAAAAATGCAAGACCTTCGGTTGCAGAAAAATGGTTTAAAAAACTACAGCTGATCTCTTCTGCAGCATTAAGTTTCACACATGGTGGAAATGATGCGCAAAAGGTAATGGGTATTATTTATGTAGCCATGGTTGCAGCAAAAGTATTAAAAACAGGTGATACAATGCCAGAATGGATTCCATTTACTTGTTATGCAGCTATCTCTTTAGGTACGATGAGCGGTGGATGGAAGATTGTAAAAACAATGGGTTCAAAAATCACGAAGGTAAATGCTTTTGAGGGCGTAGCAGCAGAAACTGCTGGTGCGGTGACTCTTGGGATCACAGAACACTTCGGTATCCCGGTTTCTACAACGCATACGATCACAGGTTCCATTGTTGGGGTTGGTTTACTAAAAAGAGTTTCCGCAGTAAGATGGGGAGTAACGGTAAGTTTACTTTGGGCATGGGTTTTAACTATTCCTGTCTCTGCTGTCTTAGCCGCTATCATTTTCAAACTTGTTGATTTTTTCTTCCCGGGTTTGGGAGTTGTATAG
- a CDS encoding replication-associated recombination protein A, which translates to MQNLPPLAERMRPQNLDEYVGQQHLVGPDAVLRKAIQSGQLPSMIFWGPPGVGKTTLAYIISQTLDRPFFNLSAINSGVKDIREVIDKAALLKDSFLGLPLLFIDEIHRFSKSQQDSLLGAVERGLVTLIGATTENPSFEVISALLSRCQVYILKSLDEDELSGLLQTAIREDVTLKEKKITIKEHEALIRLSGGDARKLLNVLEIAVNGIGGDVIVLTNENVLKHAQQNLALYDKAGEQHYDIISAFIKSIRGSDPNAAVYWLARMIEGGEDPLFIARRLLILASEDIGNANPNALLLANNCFQAVNVIGYPEARIILSQAVTYLASSVKSNAAYEAINKAQQLVKQTGNLPVPLHIRNAPTKLMKNIGYGKDYKYSHGYEGNFAAQEYLPDLISGTKLYDPGHNPAEDKLREKLKQNWKDKYDY; encoded by the coding sequence ATGCAAAACCTTCCTCCATTAGCAGAGCGCATGCGTCCGCAGAATCTGGACGAATATGTTGGACAACAACATTTGGTAGGACCGGATGCTGTTTTACGCAAAGCGATACAGAGTGGTCAGCTTCCTTCAATGATCTTCTGGGGCCCTCCGGGAGTCGGAAAAACAACATTGGCCTATATCATTTCTCAAACGCTTGACCGCCCTTTTTTTAACCTGAGTGCAATCAATTCGGGGGTTAAAGATATCCGCGAGGTTATTGATAAGGCAGCATTATTAAAAGATAGTTTTCTGGGTTTGCCGCTCTTATTTATTGATGAGATTCACAGGTTCAGTAAATCACAGCAGGATAGCTTACTGGGCGCCGTAGAACGTGGCCTGGTTACTTTAATTGGTGCGACAACAGAAAACCCTTCCTTTGAGGTGATCTCCGCTTTACTGTCCCGCTGCCAGGTCTATATTCTGAAGTCTCTGGATGAAGATGAACTTTCTGGTTTATTGCAGACAGCCATCAGGGAAGATGTGACGCTGAAAGAAAAGAAAATTACCATCAAAGAGCACGAGGCTTTAATTCGATTATCTGGTGGTGATGCCAGGAAATTATTAAATGTTCTCGAAATTGCGGTAAACGGTATTGGTGGTGATGTCATTGTGCTCACTAATGAAAATGTATTGAAACATGCGCAGCAGAACCTTGCTTTATATGATAAGGCGGGCGAGCAGCATTATGATATTATCTCTGCCTTTATCAAATCAATCAGGGGAAGTGATCCAAATGCCGCGGTTTATTGGCTGGCCAGAATGATTGAAGGTGGTGAGGATCCGCTATTTATTGCCAGACGTTTGCTTATCCTCGCTTCTGAGGATATTGGAAATGCTAATCCGAACGCTTTATTATTAGCAAATAATTGTTTTCAGGCGGTCAATGTGATCGGTTATCCTGAAGCCCGGATTATTCTCTCACAGGCGGTAACTTATTTGGCTTCATCAGTCAAAAGTAATGCAGCATACGAGGCGATTAATAAAGCGCAACAATTAGTTAAACAAACTGGTAATTTACCTGTTCCGCTACACATCAGAAATGCACCGACTAAATTGATGAAAAACATAGGTTATGGAAAAGACTATAAATATTCTCATGGTTATGAAGGTAACTTCGCTGCACAGGAATACTTGCCCGATTTAATTAGCGGAACTAAATTATATGATCCTGGTCATAACCCGGCAGAAGATAAACTCCGCGAAAAGTTAAAGCAGAACTGGAAAGATAAATACGATTACTAG
- a CDS encoding RNA polymerase sigma factor, with amino-acid sequence MKFIKNTTGIKDPDDAALLLRYKSTGSLDALGMLYNRYMHLVYGVCLNYFKEEEASKDAVMQIFEELVLKLKIHEVQNFKSWLHVLTRNHCLMALRKLAKNNTVSIDDTFVENTDFVHLDIDETKETQLTIMEKCMETLTEEQRKSVDLFYLQEKCYKEVAEITGFELVKVKSYIQNGKRNLKICIEKNSSE; translated from the coding sequence TTGAAATTTATAAAGAATACAACAGGAATCAAGGATCCCGATGACGCAGCACTTCTTTTGCGGTACAAAAGTACAGGAAGTCTGGATGCATTGGGGATGCTTTATAACCGGTATATGCACCTGGTTTACGGGGTCTGTCTCAACTATTTCAAGGAAGAAGAAGCCAGTAAAGATGCTGTCATGCAGATTTTTGAGGAACTGGTCTTAAAATTAAAAATTCATGAAGTGCAGAATTTCAAAAGCTGGCTGCACGTGTTAACCAGAAATCATTGTTTAATGGCGTTGAGGAAGTTAGCTAAGAACAATACGGTGTCTATTGATGATACTTTTGTGGAAAATACCGACTTTGTGCATCTGGATATAGACGAGACCAAAGAAACGCAGTTGACCATAATGGAAAAGTGTATGGAGACCCTTACTGAAGAACAGCGCAAGAGCGTTGACTTGTTCTATCTTCAGGAAAAATGTTATAAAGAAGTTGCCGAAATCACAGGTTTTGAGCTGGTCAAAGTAAAGAGCTATATTCAAAACGGGAAAAGGAATTTGAAAATTTGTATAGAGAAAAACAGCAGTGAATAA
- a CDS encoding DUF47 domain-containing protein — translation MNNIFKFFTPKDKKFQPLFEQAGSNVLKISEALFLALSTKDLEKRKEYIKEIERLEHVGDDITHSIFLELSKNFITPFDREDIHALASAVDDIADYIHASASNIELYNITNIGDAMIKLAELLVEMCTDLDKAIKELRSFKNIRVIADACVRINSGENQADYVCNIAIARLFEFETNAIELIKQKEVLQTLEMATDKCEDAANVLESILVKNA, via the coding sequence ATGAATAATATTTTTAAGTTCTTTACACCAAAAGACAAAAAATTCCAACCGCTGTTTGAACAAGCCGGAAGTAATGTATTGAAGATCTCAGAAGCACTTTTTCTTGCTTTAAGTACCAAAGATCTGGAAAAAAGAAAAGAATATATAAAGGAGATTGAACGCCTTGAGCACGTTGGTGACGACATCACGCACTCGATCTTCTTAGAATTAAGCAAAAACTTTATCACACCTTTCGACAGGGAAGATATTCATGCATTGGCAAGTGCGGTAGATGATATTGCAGATTATATTCATGCTTCAGCAAGTAATATAGAATTGTATAACATCACGAATATCGGCGATGCCATGATTAAACTGGCTGAATTACTGGTTGAAATGTGTACAGATTTAGATAAGGCCATCAAAGAATTGAGAAGCTTTAAGAACATCCGTGTCATTGCTGATGCTTGTGTACGTATCAATAGTGGTGAAAATCAAGCGGATTATGTTTGTAATATCGCAATCGCAAGGTTATTTGAATTTGAAACCAATGCAATTGAACTGATTAAGCAAAAAGAAGTTCTTCAAACACTTGAAATGGCTACAGATAAATGCGAAGATGCAGCAAATGTGTTAGAATCTATATTGGTTAAAAACGCTTAA
- a CDS encoding DUF4197 domain-containing protein, whose protein sequence is MNKIKLASLAFAAIAFNSYTAQSQSLGSLLKKIKSATETKPATTQTATKTVTQTNGTTTTISTVVKPTNSEIGTGIKQALEAGISKGADQLSLKDGFLGNMAVKILFPPEAQKVEKTLRSIGLGSLADNVVTSLNRAAEDAAKEAKPIFVAAIKQMTITDATNILLGGENSATEYFKRATTAQLLEKFRPVVNASLSKVGAARYWGDATGQYNKLPLVKPVTTDLNAYVTQKAVEGMFIQVAQEELTIRNNLGGRTTSVLQKVFGYADQKK, encoded by the coding sequence ATGAATAAAATCAAACTCGCGTCCCTGGCTTTTGCAGCCATTGCATTCAATAGCTATACTGCACAAAGTCAATCTCTTGGGAGCCTATTAAAGAAAATAAAATCTGCTACAGAGACCAAGCCCGCCACTACACAAACAGCCACTAAAACCGTAACGCAAACAAACGGGACAACCACTACAATTTCTACAGTGGTTAAGCCTACAAATTCAGAAATAGGGACCGGAATTAAGCAGGCATTAGAAGCAGGGATTTCTAAGGGGGCCGACCAGTTGTCTTTGAAGGATGGCTTTTTAGGAAATATGGCTGTTAAAATTTTATTCCCACCTGAGGCACAGAAAGTAGAAAAAACGTTGAGAAGTATTGGACTGGGTTCCCTGGCAGATAATGTGGTAACCAGTTTAAACAGAGCAGCAGAAGATGCAGCGAAAGAAGCCAAGCCAATTTTTGTAGCTGCAATTAAACAAATGACGATTACTGATGCGACTAATATTTTATTAGGCGGTGAAAATTCAGCAACTGAATATTTTAAAAGGGCAACTACAGCACAGCTTTTAGAGAAATTCAGACCTGTTGTGAATGCGAGTTTAAGTAAAGTCGGTGCAGCCAGATATTGGGGCGACGCAACTGGACAGTACAATAAATTACCATTGGTTAAACCTGTTACGACTGACCTTAATGCCTATGTAACTCAAAAAGCAGTGGAAGGGATGTTTATTCAGGTCGCACAGGAAGAATTGACAATCAGAAATAATTTAGGCGGGCGTACAACTTCTGTACTTCAGAAAGTATTTGGATACGCAGATCAAAAAAAATAA
- a CDS encoding sensor histidine kinase, translated as MKLSVLVLITALAVGLSIGLVNFHFQQSWYFMLVSFAVSFVTSFIMFYYLLEKYIYSKIKLIYKLIHNLKLGKDLKDALGEYVSTDPINDVENEVKEWAGAKKQEIDLLKKQEQFRREFLSNVSHEFKTPLFAIQGYIETLQDCLLDDPEMAVKFLQKAEKNVERLSYLINDLDAISKLESGEVPIDYRKFDFVLLAKEVMEALEDKAGNRKIQLSFKEKYMHPAFVNADREKIRQVMINLISNSIKYGKENGSTAIKIFELHDQYLIEVTDDGIGIDEKHLPRLFERFYRIDSHRSREVGGTGLGLAIVKHILEAHQQIISVRSTLQIGTTFAFTLQKIG; from the coding sequence ATGAAGTTAAGTGTCCTGGTTTTAATTACTGCGCTCGCAGTTGGCCTGTCTATCGGGCTGGTAAATTTCCATTTCCAGCAAAGCTGGTATTTTATGCTGGTCTCTTTCGCAGTTTCGTTTGTGACGAGTTTTATCATGTTTTATTATCTGCTGGAAAAATATATCTATTCCAAAATCAAACTGATTTATAAACTGATCCACAACCTGAAATTGGGGAAAGATCTGAAAGATGCATTGGGCGAATATGTGAGTACTGATCCGATCAATGATGTAGAAAATGAAGTTAAAGAATGGGCTGGTGCTAAAAAGCAGGAAATAGATTTGCTTAAAAAACAGGAACAGTTCAGAAGGGAATTCCTTTCCAATGTCTCTCATGAATTTAAAACTCCGTTGTTTGCGATACAGGGTTATATCGAAACTTTACAGGATTGTCTGCTTGATGATCCGGAAATGGCGGTTAAGTTTTTACAAAAGGCAGAGAAAAATGTAGAGCGACTGAGCTACCTGATCAATGACCTGGATGCAATTTCGAAACTTGAATCTGGCGAAGTGCCCATTGATTACCGGAAATTTGATTTCGTACTGCTGGCTAAAGAAGTGATGGAAGCCCTGGAAGACAAAGCAGGAAACAGAAAGATTCAGCTTTCCTTTAAAGAGAAATATATGCACCCGGCTTTTGTGAATGCAGACCGGGAGAAAATACGACAAGTGATGATTAACCTGATCTCTAATTCCATCAAGTATGGCAAAGAGAATGGATCTACAGCAATCAAGATCTTTGAATTGCATGATCAGTACCTGATTGAAGTGACAGATGATGGCATCGGGATCGATGAAAAACATTTGCCCAGATTATTTGAAAGATTCTATAGAATTGATTCCCACCGCTCCAGAGAAGTTGGCGGAACAGGCTTAGGACTGGCAATTGTCAAACATATCCTGGAAGCACATCAGCAAATTATTTCGGTGAGAAGTACCCTGCAAATTGGGACTACTTTTGCGTTTACGCTTCAAAAAATCGGTTAA
- a CDS encoding OmpA family protein: MITSKFKIAAFSIALSLTAMGFQGCDSLTKTQKGAGIGAAAGGVLGAIIGKKAGNTAIGAILGGAIGGTAGGFIGKRMDKQAAEIQNAIPNAEVVREGEGIIVKFDSGILFDFDSANLKAQAKDNVKSLAGSLSKYPDTEIKVIGHTDNKGTEAYNMSLSERRAAAVKAYAVTQGVPSSRLTTVGKGFSEPIADNATDAGRTANRRVEIVIVANDQLKKQAQQANN, from the coding sequence ATGATTACTTCGAAATTTAAAATAGCTGCATTCAGCATCGCCTTATCCTTAACCGCAATGGGTTTTCAAGGATGTGACAGTTTAACAAAAACACAAAAAGGAGCTGGTATTGGTGCTGCTGCTGGTGGTGTTTTGGGTGCTATTATTGGCAAGAAAGCAGGTAATACAGCAATTGGTGCTATTTTAGGAGGTGCAATCGGTGGTACTGCTGGTGGATTCATCGGAAAACGTATGGATAAACAAGCAGCTGAAATTCAGAATGCAATTCCAAATGCAGAAGTAGTACGTGAAGGTGAGGGTATTATCGTGAAATTTGATAGCGGTATCTTATTTGATTTTGATAGTGCAAACTTAAAAGCACAAGCAAAAGATAACGTAAAATCATTAGCCGGATCACTGTCAAAATATCCTGACACTGAAATTAAAGTTATTGGCCATACAGATAATAAAGGTACTGAAGCTTATAACATGAGCCTTTCAGAAAGAAGAGCAGCAGCTGTTAAAGCTTATGCAGTTACACAAGGTGTGCCATCATCACGTTTAACTACGGTAGGTAAAGGTTTCTCTGAGCCAATTGCAGACAATGCAACTGATGCTGGAAGAACTGCTAACCGCAGAGTTGAGATTGTGATTGTAGCAAATGATCAATTGAAAAAACAAGCGCAACAAGCTAACAACTAA
- a CDS encoding DEAD/DEAH box helicase has translation MDFKDFNFNPDLLEGLLAMGFRNATPIQQEAIPLILAKKDLIACAQTGTGKTGAYLLPVMNMISQTENRHNNTLILAPTRELAQQIDLQVEALSYFTNISSLTVYGGGDGIAYEQQKRSMREGVDIIIATPGRLISHLSSGLLKLDQLQHLVLDEADRMLDMGFYDDIMRIVSFLPEKRQTVLFSATMPPKIRKLAGTLLKDPEQISIAISKPAAGINQQAYIVHDSQKVKLLTELMKNVDFPSILIFASTKEKVKNLGKVFRGLGFKAEAFHSDLGQKEREAILSEFKNKRVPVLIGTDVLSRGIDVEGISLVINFDVPHDPEDYIHRIGRTARAATTGTAITLVNDKDKRKFANIEKLIDKTIERMPLPEHLGEAPVETAATSSSRPEHNRDRKAPQRKFWKKKPKTEGSAAKSEGTAAKTEGSSSKPEGVASKAAGAEPKTAGAAPKAE, from the coding sequence TTGGATTTTAAAGATTTTAATTTTAACCCTGATTTATTAGAGGGTTTATTAGCAATGGGTTTCAGAAATGCAACCCCCATACAACAGGAAGCGATTCCCCTTATCTTAGCAAAAAAAGACTTGATAGCGTGTGCCCAGACGGGAACAGGTAAAACAGGTGCTTATTTGCTGCCGGTCATGAATATGATCAGTCAGACGGAGAACCGACATAACAATACCCTTATCCTTGCCCCGACACGTGAACTTGCGCAGCAAATTGATTTGCAGGTTGAAGCACTTTCTTATTTCACAAATATCAGCTCACTGACCGTTTATGGTGGTGGAGATGGTATTGCTTACGAGCAACAGAAAAGGAGCATGCGTGAAGGAGTTGATATTATCATTGCTACACCGGGAAGGCTTATTTCTCATCTTTCTTCAGGTTTACTGAAGCTGGATCAGTTACAGCATCTTGTTTTGGATGAGGCAGACAGAATGCTCGACATGGGTTTCTATGATGATATTATGCGCATTGTAAGTTTCCTTCCGGAAAAAAGACAAACTGTATTGTTCTCTGCAACAATGCCTCCTAAAATAAGAAAGCTCGCGGGCACTTTATTGAAGGACCCTGAGCAGATCAGCATTGCAATCTCTAAACCAGCAGCAGGAATCAATCAGCAGGCTTATATCGTACATGATAGTCAAAAGGTAAAATTACTGACTGAGCTGATGAAAAATGTTGATTTCCCTAGTATTTTGATTTTTGCTTCCACCAAAGAAAAAGTTAAAAACCTGGGTAAAGTTTTCCGTGGCCTTGGATTTAAAGCAGAAGCTTTCCACTCCGATCTTGGACAAAAGGAAAGAGAAGCTATCTTATCAGAATTTAAGAATAAACGTGTTCCGGTATTGATTGGTACCGATGTACTTTCCAGAGGGATAGATGTAGAAGGGATTTCATTGGTGATCAATTTTGATGTACCACATGATCCTGAAGATTATATTCACCGGATTGGCCGTACAGCGAGAGCTGCGACTACGGGCACAGCCATTACCTTAGTGAACGATAAGGATAAACGTAAGTTCGCGAACATTGAAAAGCTGATTGATAAAACTATTGAGAGAATGCCTCTACCTGAACATTTAGGGGAAGCACCAGTAGAAACTGCAGCAACTTCGTCTTCAAGACCTGAACATAACAGAGACAGAAAAGCCCCTCAGCGTAAGTTCTGGAAAAAGAAACCTAAAACTGAAGGTTCTGCTGCAAAAAGTGAAGGAACTGCTGCAAAAACTGAAGGTTCCTCTTCAAAGCCTGAAGGTGTCGCATCCAAAGCAGCAGGTGCAGAACCCAAAACAGCAGGTGCAGCTCCAAAAGCTGAATAA
- a CDS encoding zinc-dependent peptidase — MTPYLILLAAFIVALYFIFRNKKSKQTAQNKMTETDRQLLLSHVAYYQHLDQNNRLKFEQMLLDFLSYVRVEGIDLVPDATDRLLIASSAIIPVFGFGQWKYQNLHAVILYPDTFNKDFQFEGGDRNILGMVGTGYMNGQMILSRSALLEGFSINADKENTAIHEFVHLLDKSDGATDGIPENLMPHQYIIPWVKMIHQEISKIEAGKSDINPYAVTNEAEFLAVVSEYFFEKPAQFKEKHPELYQILAATFSQDPVKK, encoded by the coding sequence ATGACGCCATATCTGATCTTACTCGCCGCATTTATAGTTGCCTTGTATTTCATCTTCCGCAATAAAAAATCTAAACAGACTGCTCAAAATAAGATGACTGAAACTGACCGGCAACTGTTGTTGAGCCATGTAGCTTATTATCAGCACCTGGACCAGAACAACCGGTTAAAGTTTGAGCAAATGCTTCTGGACTTTTTAAGTTATGTCCGGGTAGAAGGCATTGATCTTGTCCCTGATGCCACAGACCGTTTATTAATTGCATCAAGCGCAATTATTCCAGTGTTTGGGTTTGGCCAATGGAAGTATCAGAATCTCCATGCTGTAATTTTATATCCTGATACTTTTAATAAAGACTTTCAATTTGAGGGTGGTGACCGGAATATTCTGGGAATGGTTGGGACAGGTTATATGAATGGACAAATGATCTTGTCGCGCTCTGCGCTATTGGAAGGGTTTTCTATCAATGCGGATAAGGAAAACACGGCTATTCATGAGTTTGTACACTTACTTGACAAATCGGATGGGGCAACAGACGGCATCCCTGAAAACCTGATGCCGCATCAGTATATTATTCCATGGGTAAAGATGATTCACCAGGAAATCAGTAAAATCGAAGCTGGAAAATCAGATATCAATCCTTATGCGGTGACAAATGAAGCTGAATTCCTTGCAGTGGTCTCAGAATATTTCTTTGAAAAGCCAGCGCAATTCAAAGAGAAACATCCTGAGCTATATCAGATTCTTGCAGCAACTTTCTCGCAAGATCCGGTAAAGAAATAA
- a CDS encoding Gfo/Idh/MocA family oxidoreductase, which produces MTKVISTGLMAYGMSGKIFHSPFLTAHPGFKLHAVTERNQKNAEKDFAGIISYDSIEELLNDKEIELIVVNTPNNTHYDYAIQALNAGKHILVEKPFAATSAEAIEIFELAETLDKKVFVYQNRRWDSDFVAVKNIIKSNKLGKLSEVHFRFDRYKASIGVKSFKEEPVAASGLPYDLGPHLIDQAISLFGKPLSFHKISGRNRKNTKVDDFFSIHLSYPDSLNVFVHANMMVTDIQPSFVLHGESGSFIKERADVQEEQLLKGIKPNEPGFGIEAKGKEAVFTLISENGERTKRLVPSKPASYISLFEAVYQSLVNKEPYPIREEDILVQLQILEAE; this is translated from the coding sequence ATGACTAAAGTAATCTCGACTGGCCTGATGGCCTATGGCATGTCCGGCAAAATATTTCACAGCCCTTTTCTGACTGCACATCCAGGGTTTAAACTCCATGCGGTGACAGAACGTAATCAAAAAAATGCAGAGAAAGATTTTGCAGGGATCATCAGTTATGACAGTATTGAAGAATTACTAAACGATAAAGAGATCGAACTGATTGTCGTCAATACGCCTAATAATACACATTATGATTATGCCATACAGGCCTTAAATGCGGGCAAGCATATCTTGGTGGAAAAGCCGTTTGCAGCAACTTCTGCAGAAGCTATTGAAATATTTGAATTAGCTGAAACCCTGGATAAGAAAGTATTTGTTTACCAGAACCGCAGGTGGGACAGTGATTTCGTAGCCGTAAAAAACATAATTAAGAGTAATAAGCTAGGTAAACTCTCGGAAGTTCACTTCAGATTTGATAGGTATAAGGCAAGCATCGGCGTAAAAAGCTTTAAAGAAGAACCGGTTGCAGCCAGTGGTTTACCATATGATCTGGGACCACATTTAATAGATCAGGCCATCAGTCTTTTTGGCAAACCGTTATCATTTCATAAGATATCAGGCAGAAACAGGAAAAACACAAAGGTTGATGATTTCTTTTCCATCCATTTGAGCTATCCGGATAGTTTAAATGTTTTTGTACATGCCAATATGATGGTTACTGATATCCAGCCTTCTTTTGTTTTACACGGGGAAAGTGGAAGTTTTATTAAAGAACGGGCAGATGTACAGGAAGAACAATTGTTAAAGGGAATTAAGCCTAATGAGCCTGGTTTTGGAATTGAAGCCAAAGGAAAAGAAGCAGTATTCACTTTAATCAGTGAAAATGGAGAAAGGACTAAACGCCTGGTTCCTTCCAAGCCTGCCAGTTATATCTCTTTATTTGAAGCGGTATATCAATCCCTGGTTAATAAAGAGCCTTATCCAATACGCGAAGAGGATATCCTGGTACAACTTCAAATCCTGGAAGCAGAATAA